Proteins found in one Thermoplasmata archaeon genomic segment:
- a CDS encoding zinc ribbon domain-containing protein, whose translation MAEEDEFECPECGATVGEEDTKCPKCGVEFATEEEGAEKEEEEAEEEGEEEEEAEEEGEEEEEAEEEGEEEEEAEEEGEEEEEAEEEGEE comes from the coding sequence ATGGCTGAGGAAGATGAATTTGAGTGCCCTGAATGTGGAGCGACTGTTGGCGAGGAGGACACGAAATGCCCCAAATGCGGCGTCGAGTTCGCCACGGAGGAAGAAGGAGCTGAGAAGGAGGAAGAGGAGGCGGAAGAAGAGGGTGAGGAGGAAGAGGAGGCGGAAGAAGAGGGTGAGGAGGAAGAGGAGGCGGAAGAAGAGGGTGAGGAGGAAGAGGAGGCGGAAGAAGAGGGTGAGGAGGAAGAGGAGGCGGAAGAAGAGGGTGAGGAGGA